The segment TAATACGTCCGTCAGAGAACAGCTCTTTTTTAATGATGATGGATAAAAACGGCAATTCATTGCCAGGCAATATGCATCGCGGTTTTAGCATGGATTTCACAACAAATCCGGATGAAGCAGCCAAAGCCGTTAAAATTGCACCCGACGGTAAAATACTGGTTGCCGGTTATTACCTGTACCATATGTATCATCCGTGGATAGTCCGTTTGCTCCCTGATGGCAGGTTGGATGAATCATTCGGCACAGCCGGTGTTTTTGATGTAAGTTCTGTCAATATGGATGTTCAGGGCATGGCGATTTACCAGTCCGGAGATTCATACAGCATCATCCTTGGCGGAACCAGCACAACAGGAAATCATCCGTCACTAATAATGATTAATGATGGGGGTTCATTGGTTACTGAGTTTGGAACCGATGGGGTCACTTCACTTTCAGCAACAACCGGATCATTTAAAAGCCTTTCGGTTGATAATGAAAATAGTGTTTTGTACGCCAGTGGTTTTGTGACCGAGGGTGCCGGAACAATTATAGCAAAATATGATCTGCCCGGCGGCTTCCTGAACACTGACTTTGGTACTGATGGTTCTCTCGTATATCCACCGCTGGTTTTCCCCGGTGCCCCATTGGCCCAGGTTCTTGATCAATCGGACAATACTCTGACACTCTTCGGCAGTTATAAACATACTGTCGGCGACCATGATATGTTTGCTTACCGGTTAAATGCAGCAACAGGTGATGCTGATCCGTCGTTCGGACAATCCGGTTGGGTATTGCTCCGGATACCGGAAGACAATGAAGAAATTACCGGTGCCCGATTGCAGGATGACGGAAAATATTGTTTTGCAGGTGATTATACTACTATGGACGGAAATACAAACCTGTTTGCCGGACGAATCATGCATAATGGATCAGCCGACGTAGCATTCGGGACTAACGGACTGCTGGTTATACCGGCTGCAGGCGGACAATTTGTCGCCGGTCTTTCGCTCAGTCCCCGGCAAAACATAATGTATATTACAGGTACAAACGTGGACGCCGTCAATTCAGCAATTTTCGTTGTTGCTTATTGCACGGGGTATGAAACAGAACCAAAACCGGTTTCAGTCATCAACACACGGGATGCCGGAATAGGGTCACTAAGGCAGGCTCTCATGGATGCCAACCTTAATCCGGGCCCCGATACTATTATTTTTAACATACCACTGTCTGATCCCGGTTATAACAGTGAAAAAGGTATATGGTCAATCAGGCCGCTCTCTGCCCTGCCCTGTTTGGAAGACGACAACACAGTACTTGATGGTACATTACAGGCACTGAATAATGGAAATCTGAATGCATCGGGTCCTGAAATCGAAATCAACGGTGGCAATCTGATCGAAACGTGTCTCCGGGTAACTGGAAAAGGAATGATTATTAAAGGCCTTGTCATTAATGGATTTGTTTCATCAGCTGTTGAAATTGAAAATCAAAATACCATTTTAAAGGGAAATTATTTGGGTATCAGTTCTGACGGGACTTTATCAATTCCTAATGATATCGGTATCAAAATATCAAATCATGCAAAGCATAATCAGATTGGAGGTGACTTGCCCGAAGATCTGAATGTAATAAGCGGAAATACTGCTTTCGGAATCATGCTGATAAACGATGCCGACAGCAACATCATCAGAGGAAATTTTATCGGTACTAACTCTAATGGTTCCGGACCTCTGGCCAATGGCCGAGGCGGAATTGGGATTATTAACGGTTCCTCGTCGAACACAATCGGTGGAATTTTCCCTGCAGAACGAAACATCATTTCCGGCAACTCAAGTGTCATAACTGAAGACCTGTCGTATGGGAATGGCATCTATATAGAAAGATCCGACAGCAATATCATTACGGGAAATTTCATCGGTACAGATAAACTGGGAATATCTGCACTTTCAAATTCCGGTTATGGAATTTATGCCTACAGGAGTAGCCGGAATCATATCGGCGGTACTGAAGCCGGCGAAGGCAATGTGATTTCGGGAAACGGGCATGGAGGAATTTGCCTGAATTTCACCTATTGTGTGTCAAATATAATTTCAGGCAATTACATCGGAACCGGTCCTTCGGGTACCGATGCCATACCTAACGCAGGTTATGGAATAAATCTGCATCATGGCTCAATTAGCAACATGATCGGACCTTACAACAGGATCATGAACAATGGTTTGTCAGGAATCGCCTGCACCGGCGAGAATTCGATGTCTAACACATTTACAATGAATTATATATCAAATAATGAAGGAGACGGGATTTACCTTGATGGCGAAGCAAATCAGGCAATATTGGCACCGGTAATAACGGATGTAACATCCCATGGGATCAGCGGGACCACGGTCGCCGGACATGTTGTTGAATTATTTTCCGATACTGCTGATGAGGGATCGGTTTATGAAGGATCTGCCACGGCAGATTCGTATGGCCATTTTGAATGGTCAGGACATGTTGCCTGCCCCTTTGTGACAGCAACGTCAACGGATGCGGATGGCAATACTTCAGCATTCAGCCCGCCTGCAAGCAATACACCGGTAGAACCACTAAACCTTACAGTAACCAACACTTTTGATTCAGGTGAAGGTTCGTTAAGACAAGCCATTCAGGAAGCAGAAGAGAACCCGGGTACGGATACGGTGAAATTTAATATTCCCGAAGATGATCCGGGTTATAATGTGTCACAGAAAGTATGGATTATTCAACCGCTTACTTCATTTTCCTATTTATCGGCAGGGAACACAATAATAGACGGTACTACACAAACCCTGAATGTGGGAAATACAAATCCGACAGGACCGGAAATAATGATAAACGGAACAGATGTTGCAGGTACAGGCTTTGTCCTGTTCAGTGACAGCAATGCAATCAAAGGAGTTATAATAAACGGATTTGAATATAGCGCTATCCAGGTAATGGGCGACTGGAACCGTATCACCGGTAATTATCTGGGTTGCAGTGCTTCAGGAACGGAACCAATACCGAATCAAGACGGGATTTCAGTTGTATATGGATCCAAACATACCCTAATCGGTGGTAACGTACCGGAAGATCGTAATGTAATATCCGGCAACCTCAGTTCGGGCATCCAGGTAGGCGCTCCGGGAACCGATAGTACCATTATCAAAGGTAATTTCATAGGAACCGATTATACAGGAGAAGATACTCTTTGCAATGGATACTGCGGTATTCATCTTGTTAACAGAGCTGCCTATACAATGATAGGTGGCCCGGCTGAAGGAGACCGGAATATAATTACCGGTATAAGAAAAACTACCAATATTTATACAGGCAATGCTATAACTATTGAGCAATCAGATTTCAACTCAATTCAAGGCAATTACATCGGCACAAATCATGACGGATCAGCAGTTCTATATAATGGCCCCCGTGGTATTCTTATTGCACGGGGTGAAGGGAACCAAATAGGAGGAACAGCTCCGGGTGAGGGAAATGTGATATCAGGCCATACATGTAGCGGTATTCTCATCCGTTTCAGTGAAAGTCATGATAACCTCATTGAGGGTAATTTTATTGGTACAGGTCCTGAAGGTTCGGATAGTCTTGGTAATGCCCAGGCAGGAATCGAACTCGACTATGGTGCGAACAATAACCGGGTTGGTCCATCCAATGTAATTATGTACAACGGTTATTACGGAGTGTATTCACTATATGATTCCACGTTCGGGAATACAATTACCGGTAATCTTATTTCACATCATATTGACGCCGGAATTATGAACGAAGAAGGCGCCAATGACACACTTGAATGTCCGGAAATAACCGACGTCACAACATCCGGGGTAAGCGGTACATCATGTTCAGGTTGTACGGTTGAAATATTTTCTGATACGGGGGATGAAGGTGAATTTTTTGAAGGTTTTACACTAGCGGATAATGCAGGTAACTTTTCATGGCCCGGACTGGTAACCGGTCCGTATGTAACGGCAACAGCCACCGACCTGGAAGGTAACACTTCTGAATTCAGCGTACCTTTTGAAGTTTCATCAGCAGTTGATGTGAAAGATCTCCAGTCAGAATCATCACCTGTGTTGAGACAGAACATTCCAAATCCGTTCTCAGATCATACATATATTGGATTCACACTGGCCGAAAAAAGCCTGATGTCTTTGACTGTTTATGACCTGATGGGCAGAAAAATTGCAGTTCTGGCAGATGGCCTCAGACAGGCGGGAAACTATGAGGAATTGTGGGATGGATCCGATACAGGCGGCAACCGGGTAACCGGCGGTATTTATTACTGCGTACTGAAAACCGGGAATAAGGTTTATGTAAGGAAAATGGTATTTACAGAGGAATAGGTCCTTGCGGTAAG is part of the Bacteroidales bacterium genome and harbors:
- a CDS encoding right-handed parallel beta-helix repeat-containing protein, with translation MKKLFFITAGLLLSLLVFSQGPGDLYLPFSNDGYYIENWVDTITMANGVAVTPDGNLLIPGIIRPSENSSFLMMMDKNGNSLPGNMHRGFSMDFTTNPDEAAKAVKIAPDGKILVAGYYLYHMYHPWIVRLLPDGRLDESFGTAGVFDVSSVNMDVQGMAIYQSGDSYSIILGGTSTTGNHPSLIMINDGGSLVTEFGTDGVTSLSATTGSFKSLSVDNENSVLYASGFVTEGAGTIIAKYDLPGGFLNTDFGTDGSLVYPPLVFPGAPLAQVLDQSDNTLTLFGSYKHTVGDHDMFAYRLNAATGDADPSFGQSGWVLLRIPEDNEEITGARLQDDGKYCFAGDYTTMDGNTNLFAGRIMHNGSADVAFGTNGLLVIPAAGGQFVAGLSLSPRQNIMYITGTNVDAVNSAIFVVAYCTGYETEPKPVSVINTRDAGIGSLRQALMDANLNPGPDTIIFNIPLSDPGYNSEKGIWSIRPLSALPCLEDDNTVLDGTLQALNNGNLNASGPEIEINGGNLIETCLRVTGKGMIIKGLVINGFVSSAVEIENQNTILKGNYLGISSDGTLSIPNDIGIKISNHAKHNQIGGDLPEDLNVISGNTAFGIMLINDADSNIIRGNFIGTNSNGSGPLANGRGGIGIINGSSSNTIGGIFPAERNIISGNSSVITEDLSYGNGIYIERSDSNIITGNFIGTDKLGISALSNSGYGIYAYRSSRNHIGGTEAGEGNVISGNGHGGICLNFTYCVSNIISGNYIGTGPSGTDAIPNAGYGINLHHGSISNMIGPYNRIMNNGLSGIACTGENSMSNTFTMNYISNNEGDGIYLDGEANQAILAPVITDVTSHGISGTTVAGHVVELFSDTADEGSVYEGSATADSYGHFEWSGHVACPFVTATSTDADGNTSAFSPPASNTPVEPLNLTVTNTFDSGEGSLRQAIQEAEENPGTDTVKFNIPEDDPGYNVSQKVWIIQPLTSFSYLSAGNTIIDGTTQTLNVGNTNPTGPEIMINGTDVAGTGFVLFSDSNAIKGVIINGFEYSAIQVMGDWNRITGNYLGCSASGTEPIPNQDGISVVYGSKHTLIGGNVPEDRNVISGNLSSGIQVGAPGTDSTIIKGNFIGTDYTGEDTLCNGYCGIHLVNRAAYTMIGGPAEGDRNIITGIRKTTNIYTGNAITIEQSDFNSIQGNYIGTNHDGSAVLYNGPRGILIARGEGNQIGGTAPGEGNVISGHTCSGILIRFSESHDNLIEGNFIGTGPEGSDSLGNAQAGIELDYGANNNRVGPSNVIMYNGYYGVYSLYDSTFGNTITGNLISHHIDAGIMNEEGANDTLECPEITDVTTSGVSGTSCSGCTVEIFSDTGDEGEFFEGFTLADNAGNFSWPGLVTGPYVTATATDLEGNTSEFSVPFEVSSAVDVKDLQSESSPVLRQNIPNPFSDHTYIGFTLAEKSLMSLTVYDLMGRKIAVLADGLRQAGNYEELWDGSDTGGNRVTGGIYYCVLKTGNKVYVRKMVFTEE